The Mercenaria mercenaria strain notata chromosome 1, MADL_Memer_1, whole genome shotgun sequence nucleotide sequence CTAAAAATGAAAGGACTATAGCTTagtaaaaaatagttaaaatatgcGCAACAAAGCTATACATCGATCATTTATATGATGTTTTTATTCAAATTCCAACAATAGCTTAAGAGAGGTAAATGGTGGGTTCCAAAGTTCTGACCTTATGAATTATAATCTACCTCCAGTTATATTGCCAGCAACGAAGTCAAAGGACATAGCCCATGCTGACATATCTGTGCATGGTATGATGTTTCTGCTCTAACCCAACGAATAAACagtattcatttttcttttaagacTAATGATCTATCTTCCCACTTAGTACTTTTTCTCAGCTTTGTCTAACACTTGTTGTAAAGGAAAGAAACTTCCCTTATTCTTATTTAAACACACCCGTATGTCCAGTAAGACATATCTACACCGCTTTCGATTTTGGCATCCGCACACTTTAACAGCTAGTGTATTTTACATCTAGGTGGTAAATACAAAACCACAAATTTGTTcctaaattattttcaataattagaaatacaaaaactgggtcagtataGACATGCACATAGAAATCAATCAACACGACAGACTTTACGTTTAAAGATAATCGTTAAGTTCCTATTGTTTCACATCTTTCCTTTTCTTTTCCTGTATCTGCATTCATTGGTCGTCCTGACTCCGGCTACATTAGTGTTACTAATTTCGGATTAGTGACATTTATTCCACGTGTTCATGTTATTATTTACATCGTTACTAATGGATATCTAAATATAGACGACAAAAATCCGAGTTTATTTTTACTAGCCAATCAAAAGGCTCGGATCAATATATTACACTATTTTGTCCACGCTGGAAGTACATACGCGTTAAAATTACAGCAGGTGAAAATGACTGTATCCTATCTAAAACTGATATATAAGCAATCCCGTATCGGTGAATATCCAAAACTGAAATCATATGATAACTTTGATAACACAGACACACGTTTTATAGACATTGTAAAGCTATCACCATGGGATTGTTTATATCGCGACTGATGAATCTATTTGAGGACTGGAGTACCTGCCCGGCCAGGATTGTGATGCTGGGTCTTGATGCCGcaggtatattttattttgtttatacaattaagaaatgttttatttaaatattcattttcaagtCCTTAAATGAACTATGCGAAACAGTAAATTAGTCTTCAAACTAATATTAGATACTAATATCATTGTAATTTTAAACGTTATAGGTACAAATGACTTACTAATTAGGacatatagtaaaataaaatttgtacattGTATGATTTTGGTTCTAGTATTTTGCTGTGGACTTAGAATATGCATTAATGAACATTACTTTTATAATTTATTGCactttatttacaatgttttacaTTATATTGACATTTCTCATACCTAAATTCTTCTTAAATACCACGGTCATTCGTTTCACAAAGGATCTAACTTCAAATATAATTACAGGTGATTCAGTTATTTAGCACTGATACTTAATGTTGACttgataaatttcttttattttttacaggAAAGACAACTGTGTTGTACAAAATTAAGTTGAACGAAACAGTGACGACTATTCCTACCATTGGGTTCAACGTAGAAACTGTAACCCCTGTGAAGGGTCTTCAGTTCACTGTATGGGATATAGGGGGCCAAACTAAAATCCGGCCCCTGTGGAAACGGTACACCGAAAATTGTGAAGGTAGGTCAAACATTTGACAATTAGATTTAAATTGTATTAGCTCTTTGGTACACtaaatatgttgtttcagtataaaaataatattttttgttcattcaaCTAATCATCTCTAATGATAGTACACGTAActattttattgtctttttagGTTTGATTTACGTCGTAGATAGCGCGGACAGAGAAAGAATGTCAGAGGCCCGGGAGGAGTTGTTCAGTATTGCAGAAAGTGAGGAGATGAGAGGGGTGCCAGTATGTGTTCTGGCAAACAAACAAGATCTGCCAAGTAAGTTAAGTCGACTGTACTCTGAGCTAAAAATCCTGCATCAAGGTTAAGTTCTGTGCTATGTCAAGTGACAAAAATATTCAGTGAATAAATTattttcccatatacttttttcttACTTCAAAGCTATTATTTTTTAGCcgattttttattataaataagtTGACTTTCTACAAGGTGAATGATGCTGAAAAAAATGcgattttatatttaaatcttaaagatttaaaaacattatttatttacagaTGCACTGAACTCTTCCAAAGTTATTGAGGAGCTACACTTGCAGAAGCTTACAGGCCGGAAATGGTATATTCAGGCTGCGTGCGCAACTTCTGGAGAAGGCATATTCGAAGGCATGGAACATCTTGCTACCATGGTTAAAGAATTTAAGCATAATAACAAGCATTACTAATAAGAATTGTAATCATATCAGACTGGATATAACACAAACACAGACAATCGGTCCGGCGTGAAAAACATGTAAATGAGATCACTAAATGAGTTGTTGGCCAGTAAGGCTTGTGGCGGCCGTGCATGATTCTCGTTCATTTGAACAGGCATTCATCCAGATGACTTCACGCATTTAGACAGACAAGTCTTTGTAACATATGTGCAACTAATGATGTTGCGCTATGTGAA carries:
- the LOC123540208 gene encoding uncharacterized protein LOC123540208; the encoded protein is MGLFISRLMNLFEDWSTCPARIVMLGLDAAGKTTVLYKIKLNETVTTIPTIGFNVETVTPVKGLQFTVWDIGGQTKIRPLWKRYTENCEGLIYVVDSADRERMSEAREELFSIAESEEMRGVPVCVLANKQDLPNALNSSKVIEELHLQKLTGRKWYIQAACATSGEGIFEGMEHLATMVKEFKHNNKHY